In one window of Frigoriglobus tundricola DNA:
- a CDS encoding serine/threonine-protein kinase — translation MTPCFDLDRLRRLLTDEPFGPPETDLAVHVEGCHACQCALEAVLDEGGTPNGLTIVPNTHGGGTGDTRHPARATGAAAASVVLPDSFIGRLCQRLRSADDSGRTVARPVAAAPTRPGVPGYEIVGELGRGGMGVVYKARQVALGRDVALKMILGGHCSSPQVQARLRSEAELVARLTHPNIVQVHEVGEAGGLPFLAMEFVDGGTLAARLKRHPLPPREVASLLATLAAAVHAAHARNVVHRDLKPANVLLTADGVPKIADFGLARGLDTDSRQTISGEVLGTPSFMAPEQAAGSLAGVGPAADIYALGGILYVALTGRPPFAAETPLATLLQVCHQDVVPPSRIRERIPRDLETICLKCLNKAPEERYASALELSDDLNRFLRGEPVMARPVGTAEWIWKWVRRRPTTAALVLLALSTLAGAFVLAGQLWVKEREVRKRTELARDAADIGDQLIDKSLDAEPGQDALQRESLEKILRIYSVLAEDERADPPLRRATARAQFRCGQIYRRLGQFGDAEKAYQGAIRIQEALSLQDTGELVYRQDLANSFNFLGELLRETKRPEEALSWYGRASELQQDLVAASAAPEYRKELARTESNRALALNQLARREDALAGFGRAAELLKPVAAALPNEPTYAQELARVYLNRAVVLLEKGQPAEALKDFQLAIDLQRPLAQRFANPDYRYELAVSLFDQGNTLIASGDRENRAVAAYRESRALLTAVLELNPARLAYARQLARTDNGLGAALCGSDPAGAEDAWRESARRFESLAERKPDLADCHLGASQALGNLGWLLLWRPGPAELASPALGNLAGVLWKRGRTEQARDCLERAVRHLDHPAARGGGDSSTRGTQALVLGNLAEACLRLGDHAAAAGATERFLKTQTASDQECYGAARSYARGLALTEDEACRCRYAARAVELLRIADPKRFSPKADPFFMTDLGSDAAFADLRSRPEFAQVRERWGGGPVAP, via the coding sequence GTGACGCCGTGCTTCGACCTCGATCGCCTCCGCCGGTTGCTCACGGACGAGCCCTTCGGCCCGCCCGAGACCGACCTCGCGGTCCACGTCGAGGGGTGTCACGCCTGCCAGTGCGCGCTCGAGGCGGTCCTCGACGAGGGGGGAACCCCGAACGGCCTCACCATCGTCCCGAACACCCACGGGGGCGGAACGGGCGACACCCGGCACCCGGCGCGGGCCACGGGCGCCGCGGCGGCGAGCGTCGTCCTGCCGGACTCGTTCATCGGTCGGTTGTGCCAGCGTTTGCGATCGGCGGACGACTCGGGTCGGACCGTCGCCCGTCCGGTCGCGGCGGCCCCCACGCGGCCCGGCGTGCCGGGCTACGAGATCGTCGGCGAACTCGGCCGGGGCGGAATGGGCGTGGTGTACAAGGCCCGACAGGTGGCCCTCGGGCGCGACGTCGCCCTCAAGATGATCCTCGGCGGGCACTGCTCGTCCCCACAGGTCCAGGCCCGGCTGCGGTCGGAGGCGGAACTGGTCGCCCGGCTGACGCACCCGAACATCGTGCAGGTCCACGAGGTCGGCGAGGCCGGCGGCTTGCCATTTCTGGCGATGGAGTTCGTGGACGGGGGCACCCTGGCCGCCCGCCTCAAACGCCATCCGCTTCCCCCGCGCGAGGTCGCGAGCCTGCTGGCGACCCTCGCCGCGGCCGTTCACGCCGCGCACGCCCGGAACGTCGTCCACCGCGACCTCAAGCCGGCCAACGTGCTGCTCACCGCCGACGGGGTTCCCAAGATCGCCGACTTCGGGCTGGCCCGCGGTCTGGACACCGACTCGCGGCAGACGATCAGCGGCGAGGTTCTCGGCACGCCCAGCTTCATGGCGCCCGAGCAGGCCGCCGGGAGCCTCGCGGGGGTCGGCCCGGCCGCCGATATCTACGCCCTGGGCGGCATCCTTTACGTCGCCCTGACCGGCCGACCGCCGTTCGCCGCCGAAACGCCGCTGGCGACGCTCCTCCAGGTGTGCCACCAGGACGTCGTGCCTCCCTCCCGCATCCGGGAGCGCATCCCGCGCGACCTCGAGACGATCTGCCTGAAGTGCCTGAACAAGGCACCGGAGGAGCGCTACGCCAGCGCCCTCGAACTGTCGGACGACCTCAACCGGTTTCTGCGAGGCGAACCCGTGATGGCCCGGCCGGTCGGCACCGCGGAGTGGATCTGGAAGTGGGTCCGTCGGCGCCCGACGACGGCCGCTCTGGTGCTTCTCGCACTGAGTACCCTGGCCGGTGCGTTCGTGTTAGCCGGTCAGCTCTGGGTCAAAGAAAGGGAGGTCCGGAAGCGGACCGAACTGGCCCGCGATGCCGCCGATATCGGCGATCAGCTCATCGACAAATCGCTCGACGCGGAACCGGGCCAGGACGCGCTCCAACGGGAGTCACTCGAAAAGATCTTGCGCATCTACTCGGTGCTAGCCGAAGACGAGCGCGCCGATCCGCCCCTGCGCCGGGCGACGGCGCGGGCGCAGTTCCGGTGCGGGCAAATTTACCGCCGCCTCGGACAGTTCGGCGACGCCGAAAAGGCGTACCAGGGAGCGATTCGCATCCAGGAGGCGTTGAGCCTCCAGGACACGGGGGAACTCGTGTACCGACAGGACCTGGCGAACAGCTTCAACTTCCTCGGGGAGCTGCTGCGGGAGACCAAGCGGCCCGAAGAAGCGCTGTCGTGGTACGGCCGCGCCTCGGAGCTTCAGCAGGACCTCGTGGCCGCCTCCGCCGCCCCCGAGTACCGCAAGGAACTGGCCCGCACCGAATCGAACCGCGCCCTGGCGCTGAACCAACTGGCCCGAAGAGAAGACGCCCTGGCGGGGTTCGGTCGCGCCGCGGAGCTGCTCAAACCGGTAGCCGCTGCGCTCCCGAACGAACCGACCTACGCGCAAGAGCTGGCCCGCGTGTACCTGAACCGGGCGGTCGTACTGCTCGAAAAGGGGCAGCCGGCGGAGGCCCTGAAGGATTTTCAACTCGCGATCGACTTGCAGCGGCCCCTGGCCCAGCGCTTCGCGAACCCCGATTACCGCTACGAACTGGCCGTGAGCCTGTTCGACCAGGGCAACACCTTGATTGCATCCGGCGACCGCGAGAACCGGGCCGTCGCCGCGTACCGGGAGTCGCGTGCGCTGCTGACGGCCGTGCTCGAACTGAACCCCGCGCGCCTGGCCTACGCACGACAGTTGGCGCGAACGGACAACGGGCTCGGGGCCGCCCTTTGCGGCAGCGACCCGGCGGGGGCGGAGGACGCCTGGCGCGAGTCGGCCCGGCGGTTCGAGTCGCTCGCCGAGCGGAAGCCGGACCTTGCCGATTGTCACCTCGGCGCCAGTCAGGCACTCGGCAATCTCGGCTGGCTGCTCCTGTGGCGACCGGGACCGGCGGAGCTGGCCAGTCCGGCTCTCGGCAACCTCGCGGGCGTGCTGTGGAAGCGGGGCCGCACGGAGCAAGCGCGAGACTGCCTCGAACGTGCCGTTCGGCATCTGGACCACCCCGCGGCCCGGGGCGGCGGGGACTCGAGCACGCGGGGAACTCAGGCCCTCGTCCTCGGCAATCTGGCCGAAGCCTGTCTCCGGCTGGGCGATCACGCCGCCGCGGCCGGGGCGACCGAGCGGTTCCTGAAGACGCAAACCGCCTCCGATCAGGAGTGCTACGGCGCCGCCCGGTCTTACGCCCGTGGCCTCGCCCTGACGGAAGACGAGGCCTGCCGGTGCCGGTACGCCGCGCGCGCTGTGGAGCTGTTGCGGATCGCCGATCCGAAGCGCTTTTCCCCCAAAGCCGACCCATTTTTTATGACCGATCTGGGCAGCGACGCGGCGTTCGCCGATCTCCGCAGCCGCCCCGAATTCGCTCAGGTCCGCGAGCGGTGGGGCGGCGGACCCGTTGCCCCCTGA
- a CDS encoding GNAT family N-acetyltransferase: MIHRYLSRETYWAAGIPRDTLLKAVAASVCFGVYGADRQVGFARVVTDRATFAYLCDVFILPEYRGRGLSKWLMECVVAHPDLQGLRRFVLVTRDAHALYAKFGFEPPADPAGYMHVHKPDVYRVPMNPGGTSPD; the protein is encoded by the coding sequence ATGATTCACAGATATCTGTCGCGCGAGACGTACTGGGCGGCCGGAATCCCGCGCGACACACTGCTCAAGGCGGTCGCCGCCTCGGTGTGCTTCGGCGTGTACGGGGCCGACCGGCAGGTCGGGTTCGCCCGCGTGGTGACCGATCGGGCGACGTTCGCTTACTTGTGCGACGTGTTCATACTGCCCGAGTACCGGGGCCGGGGCCTGTCGAAGTGGCTGATGGAGTGCGTGGTCGCGCACCCGGACTTGCAGGGGCTCCGCCGCTTCGTGCTGGTCACCAGGGACGCCCACGCGTTGTACGCGAAGTTCGGGTTCGAGCCCCCCGCCGATCCCGCCGGTTACATGCACGTCCACAAGCCCGACGTGTACCGCGTTCCGATGAACCCCGGTGGCACGTCGCCGGACTGA
- a CDS encoding DUF885 domain-containing protein, whose translation MTRLRWPALAGLVLIALGAAPSTHPAAADAPAPGSFATLVDEYYAALFAWDPNQATYAGIHDYDDKLADLSEANYTRRAATLRKQHERLRDLRTGKLTEAEAIDGEALDHAIRAELLEIESVRDWKRNPVIYLGKPAEAIDLLMKRSFAPPADRLKAVIGRLRAAPPVLAAMKANVGAPPKEFADLGVIVAKGSVGFFRTDLPAWAKSAAGKDEKLLAEFTAANAAVIDSFESAVRWLDKDLLPKANGKYAIGAKAFMKKLEAEEMLDIPLDKLLAIGEANLKRDQEAFVATARKIDPKRTPAEVLATLNEDHPKPEDLVGATRGTIERTRKFLIDKKIVTLPSEVRPTIAETPAFMRTGGFASMDTPGAYETKATEAFYYVTPPEKEWEARRKNEHMRQFNRTGMDIITIHEAFPGHYLQFLYAKQYPTKVRKLYFCGTNAEGWAHYAEQMAVEEGYGDGDPKVRLAQLNEALLRDCRYVVGIKLHTEGWTVEQGKRFFVEQGYIEPETAFQEARRGTYNPTYLYYTLGKLQIYKLRGDVQKAKGAAFNLQAFHDQFVRQGALPIKLIRRIMLPGDTGPTL comes from the coding sequence GTGACCCGACTCCGCTGGCCGGCCCTCGCCGGTCTGGTTCTGATCGCGCTCGGCGCGGCACCGAGCACCCACCCGGCCGCGGCCGACGCGCCCGCACCGGGCTCGTTCGCCACTTTGGTGGACGAGTACTACGCCGCACTCTTCGCGTGGGACCCGAACCAGGCCACCTATGCCGGCATCCACGACTACGACGACAAGCTGGCGGACCTGTCGGAAGCGAACTACACCCGCCGCGCCGCGACCCTCCGGAAACAGCACGAACGGCTGAGGGACCTGCGTACCGGCAAGTTGACCGAAGCCGAGGCCATCGACGGCGAAGCCCTCGACCACGCGATCCGCGCCGAACTGCTGGAGATCGAATCCGTTCGTGACTGGAAGCGGAACCCGGTGATCTACCTCGGCAAGCCGGCGGAGGCCATCGACCTGTTGATGAAGCGGTCGTTCGCGCCGCCCGCGGACCGGTTGAAGGCCGTGATCGGCCGGCTCCGGGCCGCGCCGCCGGTCCTCGCGGCGATGAAAGCGAACGTCGGGGCCCCGCCCAAGGAGTTTGCCGATTTGGGGGTCATCGTTGCCAAAGGGTCCGTCGGCTTCTTCCGTACCGATTTGCCCGCGTGGGCGAAGTCCGCGGCCGGGAAAGACGAGAAGCTCCTCGCCGAGTTCACGGCCGCCAACGCGGCTGTGATCGACAGCTTCGAGTCCGCGGTCCGGTGGCTCGACAAGGACCTGCTGCCGAAGGCGAACGGGAAGTACGCCATCGGGGCGAAGGCGTTCATGAAGAAGCTGGAAGCCGAGGAGATGCTCGACATCCCGCTCGACAAGCTGCTCGCCATCGGCGAAGCCAATCTGAAGCGCGACCAGGAGGCGTTCGTCGCCACCGCCCGGAAGATCGACCCCAAGCGGACCCCGGCCGAGGTGCTGGCGACCCTCAACGAAGACCACCCGAAGCCGGAAGACCTCGTCGGCGCGACGCGCGGGACGATCGAGCGGACCCGCAAGTTCCTGATCGACAAGAAGATCGTGACACTTCCCTCGGAGGTGCGGCCGACGATCGCGGAAACGCCCGCGTTCATGCGCACCGGCGGGTTCGCCTCAATGGACACGCCGGGGGCTTACGAGACCAAGGCGACGGAGGCCTTCTACTACGTCACCCCGCCGGAGAAGGAATGGGAGGCGCGGCGGAAGAACGAACACATGCGGCAGTTCAACCGAACGGGCATGGACATCATCACCATCCACGAGGCGTTCCCCGGGCACTACCTCCAGTTCCTGTACGCCAAGCAGTACCCGACGAAGGTGCGGAAGCTCTACTTCTGCGGCACCAACGCCGAGGGCTGGGCGCACTACGCCGAGCAAATGGCCGTGGAGGAGGGGTACGGGGACGGCGACCCCAAGGTGCGGCTGGCCCAACTGAACGAGGCCCTGCTCCGCGACTGCCGGTACGTCGTGGGCATCAAGCTCCACACCGAGGGGTGGACCGTGGAGCAGGGAAAGCGGTTCTTCGTCGAGCAGGGGTACATCGAGCCCGAGACCGCGTTTCAGGAAGCGCGGCGGGGAACGTACAACCCCACGTACCTGTACTATACTCTCGGCAAGCTCCAGATCTACAAGCTCCGCGGCGACGTCCAGAAGGCGAAGGGCGCGGCGTTCAACTTGCAGGCGTTCCACGACCAGTTCGTGCGCCAGGGCGCGCTGCCCATCAAGTTGATCCGCCGCATCATGCTGCCCGGTGACACCGGACCGACACTCTGA
- a CDS encoding carboxypeptidase-like regulatory domain-containing protein, translating into MWTRRTKQTLTVAVIAFLSGCGGSGDLTGTVRYRDQPLSSGTVQVRGADGIVRSAPIESDGTYTIPNLPTGAVAVSVTCRDPREVEYSRAKAAGGRGGPPTSAAKAGGKVASQEGFSLIPAAYSELERSGLGTTLRSGPNRYDIDLK; encoded by the coding sequence ATGTGGACGCGCCGAACGAAACAGACTCTGACCGTAGCCGTGATTGCCTTCTTGAGTGGCTGTGGGGGCTCGGGCGACCTGACCGGAACGGTGCGCTACCGCGACCAGCCGCTCTCGTCCGGAACCGTCCAGGTGCGTGGGGCCGACGGGATCGTTCGGTCGGCCCCGATCGAGTCGGACGGAACGTACACGATACCGAATCTGCCCACCGGAGCGGTCGCCGTCAGCGTGACCTGCCGCGACCCGCGAGAAGTTGAGTACAGCCGGGCGAAGGCCGCGGGCGGGCGGGGCGGACCTCCGACATCAGCGGCAAAAGCGGGCGGAAAGGTGGCCAGTCAGGAGGGCTTCTCGCTCATCCCCGCGGCGTACTCGGAGCTGGAGCGGTCCGGCCTGGGCACCACCCTCCGATCCGGTCCGAATCGCTACGACATCGATCTGAAGTAA
- a CDS encoding RNA polymerase sigma factor, whose translation MDDSIGPVTSSSLLGKLRADPSDEAAWQEFVTRYGRLIYDWARRWKLQEADVDDVAQIVLVRLTQRLRTFVYDQSGSFRGWLRTLTRNALSDFVRSRERPDRGSGDSGVQFLLDSAEAQEELASRLEEQFDKELLEEAMGRVRLRVTPPSWDAFRLTALEGRSGAEAAGHLNMPVTAIFKARSRVQKMIQEELRKLEGVET comes from the coding sequence ATGGACGACTCGATCGGGCCGGTCACCAGCTCGAGTCTGCTGGGCAAATTGCGGGCGGACCCGTCCGACGAGGCGGCCTGGCAGGAGTTCGTCACCCGGTACGGCCGGTTGATCTACGACTGGGCGCGGCGGTGGAAGCTGCAAGAGGCGGACGTGGACGACGTCGCCCAGATCGTGCTCGTCCGCCTGACGCAGCGGCTCCGCACCTTCGTCTACGACCAGAGCGGCAGTTTCCGCGGGTGGCTGCGGACCCTGACCCGCAACGCGCTGAGTGACTTCGTGCGGTCCCGCGAGCGGCCGGACCGGGGCAGCGGCGACAGCGGGGTGCAGTTCCTGCTCGACTCGGCCGAGGCACAGGAAGAACTCGCTTCGCGGCTGGAAGAGCAGTTCGACAAGGAGCTTCTCGAAGAGGCAATGGGCCGGGTCCGGCTCCGCGTGACCCCGCCGAGCTGGGACGCGTTCCGCTTGACGGCCCTGGAGGGGCGGTCCGGGGCGGAAGCCGCCGGGCACCTCAACATGCCGGTGACGGCGATCTTCAAGGCCCGGAGCCGGGTTCAGAAGATGATTCAGGAGGAGCTGCGCAAACTGGAGGGTGTCGAAACGTGA
- a CDS encoding DUF1559 domain-containing protein, producing the protein MPFVPHPATRSPRKKAATRGHTPRRGFTLIELLVVIAIIAILIGLLLPAVQKVRESAARVKCQNNMKQIALACHSYESAYGNLPPGRNPAVPTEFTGAGGWTYQLLPHVEQQPLYNACQQNFHANVGNPVPLYYCPSDGRGDVTGSGGTTLGQTSAGLTWYVGVVGSTYNSDGTVPSGQGGIFQPGTKVRVTDVTDGTSNTLMIGERPPAADLAFGWWSYSDFDNLLGTQNYLSFYPNCTLPGLFSPGSTAANCSATKFYSLHSGGGNWAFGDGSVRFLTYNSQAVTVPLATRSGGEVVADY; encoded by the coding sequence ATGCCCTTCGTTCCTCACCCCGCCACCCGCTCGCCCCGGAAAAAGGCCGCGACCCGTGGCCACACCCCGCGGCGCGGGTTCACGCTCATCGAGTTACTCGTCGTCATCGCGATCATCGCGATCCTGATCGGCCTGCTGCTGCCGGCCGTCCAGAAGGTGCGCGAGAGCGCCGCCCGTGTGAAGTGCCAAAACAACATGAAGCAGATCGCACTGGCGTGCCACAGCTACGAATCGGCCTACGGGAACCTGCCGCCCGGCCGCAACCCGGCCGTGCCCACGGAGTTCACTGGCGCCGGCGGGTGGACGTACCAGCTCCTCCCCCACGTGGAGCAGCAACCGCTGTACAACGCGTGCCAGCAGAACTTCCACGCCAACGTCGGTAACCCGGTCCCGCTCTACTACTGCCCGTCCGACGGCCGCGGCGACGTCACCGGGAGCGGCGGGACCACCCTGGGCCAGACGAGCGCCGGCCTCACGTGGTACGTCGGGGTGGTCGGCTCCACGTACAACTCGGACGGGACCGTTCCCTCCGGTCAGGGCGGGATCTTCCAGCCGGGGACCAAGGTGCGGGTCACGGACGTCACCGACGGGACGAGCAACACGCTGATGATCGGCGAACGACCGCCGGCGGCGGACCTCGCCTTCGGGTGGTGGAGCTACTCCGACTTCGACAACCTGCTGGGCACCCAGAACTACCTCTCGTTCTACCCGAACTGTACGCTGCCCGGTCTCTTTTCCCCCGGAAGCACGGCCGCGAACTGCTCGGCCACGAAGTTCTACAGCCTGCACTCGGGCGGCGGGAACTGGGCGTTCGGGGACGGATCGGTCCGGTTCCTGACCTACAACTCGCAGGCCGTCACGGTCCCGCTGGCCACCCGCTCCGGCGGGGAAGTGGTCGCGGACTACTAA
- a CDS encoding WD40 repeat domain-containing protein: MWLEQLRRSLGLTSRRPVALRAAKTRTTRSRLGMESLEAREVPAVINVISTLDNNDAVGTAGHAGTAADPFLASSLRSAISYANAHSGGNTINLTVAGDYKITLAGTANETDNLAGEFDIYNTGGDLTIQNTSGGAVAVDANHMNRVFDINPNLTTTGFLVTMQGFTIENGVASDLNNLDGITSSGGGVLVNGHASLTLNNVVVANNTANANGGGVDFGNTVDAPWVFSTTNTTFSNNHAGDAGGGLNADGSGTITIGAGSVFSNNTCVNQGAGIWLNGLQEGTTATFDTANLTVTSALFIGNSAQTQLGGGIGNSGNGAVTVTGSTFENNTAGTTGGAFSDMTGQTAGSSLTVTNSLFLNNYAFMNGGAIASGAPTTTITDTEIKGNSSGASGGGVFAYGTTLTLLSDTLADNTSTNSGGGILLETTGTGQAASSITNTTISGNGAVNTNDANSNGGGIDVGGSSLVLQNSTISGNYAFIGGGIFSDGATGSTFSIQSTIVAGNRVTDNGTDIDNLGTVPITDLGNNLIGVLPAVQNTSEGFPVATDQIGGLGNPVNPLLGALTNNGGPTVGTAGASMTLETQALLSGSTAIDAGSNPATLTTDARGFTRTVGQGTDIGAFEVQPALTLTPSSIPALQFGQGYSQTVTATGGTGTVTLTYTITGTLPPGVTVRLASPTSVTISGTPTGSGFATITVTASDQGNDRVSTSYTLAVTAPPVVHTASVSAAFGPNGEVLEVVGTDGVLTQYDSTGAHKLIGGVRDVSVAFGPRGEVFEVVGTDGVLTQYDSAGAHVLADNVLSANVAFGPNGEVIEVVGTNNVLTQYDSTGMHALLGGVVSVSVAYGPSGAVYTVVGTDGTLSRYDSTGVHVLANNALSASVAIDPNGHQVIDYITTGGLLIQIDGAGQHNLIQVF; encoded by the coding sequence ATGTGGTTGGAACAACTGCGCCGTAGCCTGGGCCTCACCTCACGCCGTCCGGTCGCGCTCCGGGCCGCGAAAACCCGAACGACCCGCTCCCGACTGGGCATGGAGTCGCTCGAAGCACGCGAGGTCCCGGCGGTCATCAACGTCATCAGCACCCTGGATAACAACGATGCCGTTGGCACCGCCGGCCACGCCGGCACCGCGGCCGACCCGTTCCTGGCCTCCAGCCTGCGCTCGGCCATCTCGTACGCGAACGCCCACTCGGGCGGGAACACCATCAACCTGACCGTTGCCGGTGACTACAAGATCACCCTGGCCGGTACCGCGAACGAAACCGACAACCTCGCCGGCGAGTTCGACATATACAACACGGGCGGCGATCTGACCATTCAGAACACCAGTGGCGGCGCGGTGGCCGTGGACGCCAACCACATGAACCGCGTGTTCGACATCAACCCGAATCTCACAACGACCGGGTTCCTGGTGACGATGCAGGGCTTCACCATCGAGAACGGCGTCGCGTCGGACCTGAACAACCTGGACGGCATCACCTCTTCTGGCGGCGGCGTCCTGGTCAACGGCCACGCCAGCTTGACCCTGAACAACGTGGTCGTCGCCAACAACACCGCGAACGCGAACGGCGGCGGCGTGGACTTCGGGAACACCGTTGACGCGCCCTGGGTGTTCTCGACCACCAACACCACGTTCAGCAACAACCACGCGGGCGACGCCGGGGGCGGCCTGAACGCGGACGGTTCCGGGACGATCACCATCGGTGCCGGCTCGGTGTTCAGTAACAACACGTGCGTCAACCAGGGCGCCGGCATCTGGCTGAACGGCCTCCAGGAGGGCACGACCGCCACGTTCGACACCGCCAACCTGACGGTCACCTCGGCCCTGTTCATCGGCAACTCGGCCCAGACGCAGTTGGGCGGCGGGATCGGCAACTCGGGCAACGGGGCGGTGACCGTCACCGGCAGCACGTTCGAGAACAACACCGCCGGCACGACCGGGGGCGCGTTCAGCGACATGACGGGTCAGACCGCGGGATCGTCGCTAACCGTCACGAACAGTCTGTTTCTGAACAACTACGCGTTCATGAACGGCGGGGCCATCGCCTCCGGCGCGCCGACCACCACGATCACCGACACCGAAATCAAAGGGAACTCCAGTGGCGCCTCGGGCGGGGGCGTCTTCGCCTACGGCACCACGTTGACCCTACTGAGCGACACCCTGGCCGATAACACCTCGACCAACAGCGGCGGCGGCATCCTACTTGAAACGACCGGCACCGGTCAGGCCGCCTCCTCGATCACCAACACCACCATCTCTGGCAACGGCGCGGTCAACACCAACGACGCCAATTCCAACGGCGGCGGCATCGACGTGGGCGGGAGCAGTCTGGTCCTCCAGAACTCCACCATCAGCGGCAACTACGCGTTCATCGGCGGCGGCATCTTCTCGGACGGGGCCACCGGCAGCACGTTCAGCATCCAGAGCACGATCGTGGCCGGGAACCGCGTGACCGACAACGGGACGGACATCGACAATTTAGGCACCGTCCCCATCACAGACCTCGGCAACAATCTGATCGGCGTCCTGCCCGCGGTGCAGAACACGAGCGAGGGCTTCCCCGTCGCCACCGACCAGATCGGGGGGCTCGGCAACCCGGTCAACCCGCTCCTGGGGGCGCTGACCAACAACGGCGGCCCGACGGTCGGGACCGCGGGCGCCTCAATGACCCTGGAGACTCAGGCCCTGCTCAGCGGCAGCACGGCCATCGACGCGGGCAGCAACCCGGCAACCCTGACCACCGACGCGCGCGGCTTTACGCGGACAGTGGGCCAGGGCACGGACATCGGCGCCTTCGAGGTGCAACCGGCTCTGACGCTGACGCCGTCCAGCATCCCCGCACTTCAGTTCGGTCAGGGGTACAGCCAGACCGTCACCGCCACCGGCGGCACCGGAACGGTCACCCTGACCTACACCATCACCGGCACACTCCCGCCGGGGGTGACGGTCCGGCTGGCGTCGCCGACCTCGGTCACCATCAGCGGCACGCCCACGGGGTCCGGTTTTGCGACGATCACCGTGACCGCTTCCGACCAAGGGAACGACCGGGTTTCGACCAGCTACACCCTGGCGGTCACGGCCCCGCCCGTCGTTCACACCGCGTCCGTGAGTGCGGCCTTCGGCCCGAACGGCGAGGTGCTCGAGGTGGTCGGCACCGACGGCGTCTTGACCCAGTACGACTCCACCGGAGCACACAAGCTGATCGGCGGGGTGCGGGACGTGAGCGTGGCCTTCGGCCCGCGGGGCGAGGTGTTCGAGGTGGTCGGCACCGACGGCGTTCTGACCCAGTACGATTCGGCCGGTGCCCATGTTCTGGCCGACAACGTCCTGAGCGCGAACGTGGCGTTCGGTCCCAACGGGGAGGTCATTGAGGTGGTGGGGACGAACAACGTCCTGACCCAATACGACTCGACCGGGATGCACGCCCTGCTCGGAGGGGTGGTGAGCGTGAGCGTCGCTTACGGCCCGAGTGGGGCGGTGTACACGGTCGTCGGCACGGACGGCACCCTGTCCCGGTACGATTCCACGGGCGTTCACGTCCTGGCCAACAACGCCCTGAGCGCCAGCGTCGCTATAGACCCGAACGGCCACCAGGTGATCGACTACATCACCACCGGCGGCCTCCTGATTCAGATCGACGGAGCCGGTCAACACAACCTGATCCAGGTCTTCTAA
- a CDS encoding sugar phosphate isomerase/epimerase family protein, whose product MFTDRRRFLAASATLVAGTSGRAGAAEGPKTRPTHIGVSTYSFWQFKNDKLRDVETCIDLAGEMGFDAVEILHRQMTDESAAGMQKIKRRAFLNGMGLCGFSIHQGFVYKDKDERQKNIDHTIKCLEMCYAMGIPTMRVNTGRWGTIKSFDDLMKNRGVEPNLPGFTDEDGFKWVTDALTACLRTAEKCGVVMGLENHWGLGRTPEGVLKIVDAVDSPWLRVTMDTGNFLEDPYDNLEKLAPKTVLVQAKTYFGGGLWYSLDLDNDRIARMLRKHKYAGFVSLEFEGKEDPRTGVPKSLEALRKAFAV is encoded by the coding sequence ATGTTCACGGACCGCCGCCGGTTCCTCGCCGCGTCCGCCACACTCGTCGCCGGCACGAGCGGCCGCGCGGGCGCGGCCGAGGGGCCGAAGACCCGCCCCACGCACATCGGCGTCTCGACCTACTCGTTCTGGCAGTTCAAGAACGACAAGCTCCGCGACGTCGAGACCTGTATCGACCTCGCCGGGGAGATGGGCTTCGACGCGGTCGAGATCTTGCACCGCCAGATGACCGACGAGAGCGCGGCGGGGATGCAGAAGATCAAGCGGCGGGCGTTCCTCAACGGGATGGGCCTCTGCGGGTTCTCGATCCACCAGGGGTTCGTTTACAAGGACAAGGACGAGCGCCAGAAGAACATCGACCACACCATCAAGTGCCTGGAGATGTGCTACGCGATGGGCATCCCGACCATGCGGGTCAACACCGGGCGCTGGGGGACGATCAAGAGCTTCGATGACCTCATGAAGAACCGGGGCGTCGAACCGAACCTGCCCGGGTTCACCGACGAGGACGGCTTCAAGTGGGTGACCGACGCGCTGACGGCGTGCCTCAGGACCGCGGAGAAGTGCGGGGTCGTGATGGGCCTGGAGAACCACTGGGGGCTCGGCCGCACCCCCGAAGGGGTCCTCAAGATCGTGGACGCCGTCGATTCGCCGTGGCTGCGGGTGACGATGGACACGGGGAACTTCCTGGAGGACCCCTACGACAATTTGGAGAAGCTCGCCCCGAAAACGGTACTGGTGCAGGCCAAGACCTACTTCGGCGGCGGCCTCTGGTACAGTCTCGATCTCGATAACGACCGGATAGCCCGCATGCTCCGCAAGCACAAGTACGCGGGGTTCGTGTCGCTCGAGTTCGAGGGGAAGGAGGACCCCCGCACCGGCGTGCCGAAGAGCCTGGAGGCTCTCCGCAAGGCATTCGCGGTGTGA